The Clostridium beijerinckii genomic sequence CAAGAACCTTAACGCCCCCTCTTGATTCTACAATTTCAATATTTTTATTTTCAAAAAGATTCTTACATTTTACCATCGAAAATTTTCTCCCCTTATTCTTTGAATATATATTTCTTATATAGTCTATGTTAATTAATCACATTATTATGTATACAGATAGTAATAAAGATTTTTACATAGACATACAACAATTAACTAAGTTTCTTCCACTTATAAAACAGAACATTCAAAAATACAATTTGTGGCTCACTTTTTTAAATATAGTGTAATTTCAACAGGCATCTTTATTTAAAAAATAATAAAAACTATATTTACTATTTAATTATATCTACTCAAACTCAAATAAAAGCAACATAAATAAATCAGATAATAAATTAAGCCTTATAATTAAGATCTAACTTGCTATCTGATTTATCTTTATTAATGTTTAAATAAACAATCTCCATCTTTCTATTTTATAGACTCTCTATACTCCTTAAAAGCCTTAGCTATACTAGGATTGCTTTCTATAAATTGTACAAAATCCTGAAAGCATTTTGATGTTTCTTTACTTACAGTATGTTCTATCTTTTCTGTTTCATCTAATATTTCTTTATCAGGAATATCAAGTATCCTTAGAAAATTCTCAATAATATGATGCCTGTTAAGAAGTGCTGCGCCAAGTTCTTTACCACTTTCTTCAAGTATTATAATCCCATATTTTTCATACTTTACAAGTCTTTCCTCTGATAACTTCTGTACCATCCTTGTGGCAGAAGGAGGTTGAACATTAAGTGCATTTGAAAGTTCATTAATTCTTAAATACCCTTTATTCAATGACAATCTATATATCATCTCAAGATAATCTTCCATGGACGCAGTTAGCTTGCTGTCTTCTTTCTTCATATATTCGTTAAAAGTATAGAAATCATTTTTGCCCATATACTTACTCGCTCCCCGTAATAATCTACTTAATAAATTATATGCTTTAATGGCGAAAAAGTTACTTTACTGTAACATTTAGAATATTATTGCATAACTTATAATATAAAATAATTTAGACTAGGCTAAGAAAGTTAACTGTTAATAACTATCTTAATTACATATAAGATTAAAAAATTAGACACATAAAAAAATAAAGTAAGAAAGGTGATGTATTTTCTTGGAGAACGAAAGAGGTTTAAGAAGCACTGATGTATCTGTCACTGGATTTGTTCCATTTAAAAAAGACAGGAGTGCTAATATTAGTAAATTTAGGCAACTATTAAAATATTTAGGTCCAGCTTTTATTGTAAGTGTAGCATATATAGATCCTGGAAACTTTGCAACTAATATTAGTGGAG encodes the following:
- the mntR gene encoding transcriptional regulator MntR gives rise to the protein MGKNDFYTFNEYMKKEDSKLTASMEDYLEMIYRLSLNKGYLRINELSNALNVQPPSATRMVQKLSEERLVKYEKYGIIILEESGKELGAALLNRHHIIENFLRILDIPDKEILDETEKIEHTVSKETSKCFQDFVQFIESNPSIAKAFKEYRESIK